In the genome of Drosophila pseudoobscura strain MV-25-SWS-2005 chromosome 3, UCI_Dpse_MV25, whole genome shotgun sequence, one region contains:
- the FLASH gene encoding titin isoform X2, translating into MLGDDDIYGDLDDFQNAEEKKSKELQAWENKCKSAQAEIECLKVENKALNKKIKAMEVNLQNLMDTAKSEIKRKESMITQLRKEKDDICFRRKRGRADEDPKDTGHEYKRSKLSEPVSNKFKTVVGNDSKNTDHENQRPRLTEPVTNRFKTVVGTESKNTDHKRPKQLVEPVANKLKTDSKDPKRHKLEDSVYKLADTVTNKFKNDPNKIDKIHHQKSFTGGESKSHDNKDSKRKFRSRSPKEEHHRSSDTRLKDRERRRSRSRSAKRSHRHEHHGSRHSKERSGKRRSASRSPNRTASTKPSARQPDNDRSKRKQKDATVTTLFGEETDDQVLASPNYEMIKKMQANMSPATPVKLYTPENKLQAIAEDKPAKNADITDAVVEGYFQVNPLAKGCSLPFSQVAQETLEKVGPTAGVFSWASSLDKLQIPGLDMMCEQHSPIKNEIKLTEEQPEDLDTPKIDSIDDCIVDHTEEVITRPKEDCKPAKAIEEMEKMNENQYNAEVPDKNQESCLEAESIPEAPGKDEEIPMDIETLGINSTLKTELICESDSKDGENSMDIATSSINLTPESEEKEKTLSTMSVPPSAEVMEDAVEEATGEVTHNPPALEDFKTPTKCTDAILGDDCPTPIRPTMNAPLGDDCPIQVTEAIEIIEVIRLPVIVDIEHIALTVDVPYGLSEMNTDVSSKSPDLKVVDSKNENEEIPKKERRASVKIVKDMEIEKETVIHEVTAGGLEDDCPPIETTVIADPESEKDIPETEVSVNATVVIETPLNATPAIETPINTVLLPETPAIETNVSSTHGSENGTPEVKVPVIETTVTKTENETPAIEEPPVTETPVKETLVTDFPIIKTPVAVVYATNNETPVVEISAMETPEAPVSVLNEPKNESPVIGTTAVQSTGIEIPILPPHGSIHDSLIVAATSKPSNILYALPDSTKTDKSEDMVLEAAMNELTGEQEPVPSAHNTSYPNLTLAEDTIEMALQQLHQTSPDETKVTSTSNKAQKSPQKDLLQMLTESPLQLSPARSPTKGIKTTPMKTPDKLRVEKTPLKKRKIHLLADMQTDEVVVPQTPPPSQPPVALGNEASVTLQNVTIDETLDESFNRSFGSDTSVVTKRCSMGSTDYQFERINDEIVLRVSRRRRRPRPSPVPPDDGEKSAET; encoded by the exons AGCGCACAGGCCGAAATCGAGTGCCTTAAGGTGGAAAATAAGGCGCTCAACAAGAAGATCAAAGCTATGGAGGTCAATCTACAGAACCTCATGGACACTGCTAAATCGGAAATAAAAAGGAAGGAGTCTATGATTACGCAGCTGCGCAAGGA GAAAGACGACATATGCTTCAGGCGGAAGCGCGGGCGAGCTGATGAGGATCCGAAGGATACAGGTCACGAGTACAAACGATCCAAGCTGTCGGAGCCCGTGAGCAACAAGTTTAAAACTGTGGTCGGCAATGATTCCAAGAATACAGACCACGAGAATCAACGACCCAGGCTGACAGAGCCCGTGACCAACAGATTCAAAACTGTGGTCGGCACTGAGTCAAAGAATACAGACCACAAAAGACCGAAACAACTGGTAGAACCTGTGGCCAACAAATTGAAGACTGATTCTAAGGATCCAAAGAGGCATAAGCTGGAGGACTCTGTGTACAAACTGGCGGACACTGTGACCAACAAATTCAAAAATGATCCCAACAAAATTGATAAAATTCATCACCAAAAGAGCTTTACAGGTGGAGAGTCCAAGTCGCATGACAACAAGGATAGCAAGCGTAAATTTCGCAGCAGATCTCCCAAGGAGGAACACCACAGGAGTTCTGACACCCGATTAAAAGATCGTGAGCGAcgccgcagtcgcagtcgtagCGCCAAACGCTCCCACAGACATGAGCACCATGGGAGCCGCCACAGCAAGGAACGCTCAGGCAAACGCCGAAGTGCTTCGCGCTCCCCTAACCGCACTGCATCAACAAAGCCCAG TGCTCGGCAGCCGGATAACGATCGCtccaaaagaaaacagaaagatGCCACAGTGACGACCCTCTTCGGCGAGGAGACAGACGACCAAGTTCTAGCCAGTCCCAACTATGAAATGATTAAGAAAATGCAAGCCAATATGTCCCCAGCGACGCCAGTAAAGCTTTACACACCAGAAAACAAATTGCAGGCAATCGCCGAGGACAAGCCCGCCAAAAATGCAGACATAACTGACGCTGTTGTTGAAGGGTACTTCCAGGTGAATCCTCTAGCCAAAGGCTGCAGTCTGCCATTTTCACAAGTTGCACAAGAGACCCTGGAGAAAGTTGGACCAACAGCTGGAGTGTTTTCGTGGGCCAGCAGTTTAGATAAACTGCAAATACCCGGATTAGATATGATGTGCGAGCAGCATTCTCCTATAAAGAATGAAATAAAGTTGACAGAGGAACAGCCTGAAGATTTGGATACTCCCAAAATAGATTCAATAGACGATTGTATCGTTGATCATACGGAGGAAGTGATTACTCGTCCAAAAGAGGACTGTAAGCCGGCAAAGGCGATAGAGGAAATGGAGAAGATGAATGAAAATCAATACAATGCAGAAGTTCCCGACAAAAACCAAGAGAGTTGCCTGGAAGCGGAATCCATACCCGAAGCTCCAGGCAAAGACGAAGAGATTCCAATGGACATCGAAACACTTGGCATCAATTCTACACTCAAAACGGAATTAATCTGCGAATCTGACAGCAAGGACGGAGAAAATTCAATGGATATCGCAACCTCTAGCATAAATCTTACACCCGAATCggaagaaaaggaaaaaactcTAAGTACTATGTCAGTGCCACCAAGTGCTGAAGTAATGGAAGATGCCGTTGAAGAAGCAACAGGAGAAGTGACTCACAATCCGCCAGCACTGGAAGACTTTAAGACCCCGACCAAATGTACGGATGCGATTTTAGGTGATGATTGTCCCACCCCAATACGTCCCA CCATGAATGCGCCTTTAGGTGATGATTGCCCCATTCAGGTTACCGAAGCCATCGAAATAATTGAGGTTATACGATTGCCAGTGATAGTGGATATTGAGCATATTGCGTTAACCGTCGATGTTCCATACGGTTTATCAGAAATGAATACAGATGTCAGCTCAAAGTCGCCGGATTTAAAAGTCGTTGATAGTAAGAATGAAAACGAAGAGATTCCCAAGAAAGAAAGACGTGCATCGGTTAAGATTGTTAAAGATATGGAGATTGAGAAGGAAACTGTTATACATGAGGTGACGGCTGGCGGATTAGAGGACGATTGTCCTCCAATTGAGACTACTGTAATAGCAGATCCTGAATCAGAGAAAGATATTCCTGAAACTGAGGTTTCTGTGAATGCAACTGTTGTAATTGAGACTCCTTTAAATGCAACTCCTGCAATTGAGACGCCTATAAATACAGTACTTTTACCTGAAACTCCTGCGATTGAAACAAATGTAAGTTCAACTCACGGATCAGAAAATGGGACTCCTGAAGTTAAGGTACCTGTGATTGAGACGACAGTTACAAAGACAGAGAATGAGACTCCAGCCATTGAGGAGCCTCCTGTGACTGAGACTCCTGTTAAGGAAACTCTCGTTACTGATTTTCCTATCATTAAGACTCCTGTAGCTGTAGTTTATGCAACCAACAATGAGACTCCTGTTGTGGAGATTTCTGCTATGGAGACCCCTGAGGCTCCTGTATCTGTACTTAACGAACCAAAGAATGAATCTCCTGTAATTGGGACAACTGCAGTTCAATCGACTGGGATTGAGATTCCTATACTACCACCTCACGGATCTATACACGATTCTCTTATTGTGGCAGCCACTTCCAAGCCTTCCAACATTTTGTATGCTCTGCCAGATTCAACAAAGACCGATAAGAGTGAGGATATGGTTCTGGAGGCGGCCATGAATGAGTTGACCGGAGAGCAGGAGCCAGTGCCGAGTGCCCACAATACGAGCTATCCGAACCTCACACTCGCAGAGGACACCATTGAAATGGCATTACAGCAATTGCATCAGACATCGCCGGACGAGACAAAAGTCACTTCAACCTCCAACAAAGCCCAAAAGTCGCCCCAAAAGGATTTGCTTCAAATGCTTACCGAGTCTCCCCTTCAGTTAAGTCCAGCCAGGTCCCCGACTAAGGGCATAAAAACCACGCCAATGAAGACACCAGATAAACTGAGAGTCGAGAAGACTCCGCTCAAAAAACGCAAAATCCACTTGCTCGCGGATATGCAGACGGACGAAGTAGTTGTTCCGCAGACACCACCACCGTCCCAGCCGCCGGTTGCACTCGGAAACGAGGCATCTGTGACCCTCCAAAATGTGACCATTGATGAAACGCTAGACGAGAGTTTCAATCGTAGCTTCGGCAGTGACACCTCGGTGGTGACCAAACGCTGCTCCATGGGCTCCACGGACTATCAATTTGAGCGAATCAACGATGAGATCGTACTGCGTGTATCGCGACGCAGACGACGACCGCGCCCATCCCCTGTACCACCAGATGATGGTGAAAAGAGTGCTGAAACCTAA
- the FLASH gene encoding titin isoform X1: MLGDDDIYGDLDDFQNAEEKKSKELQAWENKCKSAQAEIECLKVENKALNKKIKAMEVNLQNLMDTAKSEIKRKESMITQLRKEKDDICFRRKRGRADEDPKDTGHEYKRSKLSEPVSNKFKTVVGNDSKNTDHENQRPRLTEPVTNRFKTVVGTESKNTDHKRPKQLVEPVANKLKTDSKDPKRHKLEDSVYKLADTVTNKFKNDPNKIDKIHHQKSFTGGESKSHDNKDSKRKFRSRSPKEEHHRSSDTRLKDRERRRSRSRSAKRSHRHEHHGSRHSKERSGKRRSASRSPNRTASTKPSARQPDNDRSKRKQKDATVTTLFGEETDDQVLASPNYEMIKKMQANMSPATPVKLYTPENKLQAIAEDKPAKNADITDAVVEGYFQVNPLAKGCSLPFSQVAQETLEKVGPTAGVFSWASSLDKLQIPGLDMMCEQHSPIKNEIKLTEEQPEDLDTPKIDSIDDCIVDHTEEVITRPKEDCKPAKAIEEMEKMNENQYNAEVPDKNQESCLEAESIPEAPGKDEEIPMDIETLGINSTLKTELICESDSKDGENSMDIATSSINLTPESEEKEKTLSTMSVPPSAEVMEDAVEEATGEVTHNPPALEDFKTPTKCTDAILGDDCPTPIRPSEITTNQSLEDIKTPTKFTAMNAPLGDDCPIQVTEAIEIIEVIRLPVIVDIEHIALTVDVPYGLSEMNTDVSSKSPDLKVVDSKNENEEIPKKERRASVKIVKDMEIEKETVIHEVTAGGLEDDCPPIETTVIADPESEKDIPETEVSVNATVVIETPLNATPAIETPINTVLLPETPAIETNVSSTHGSENGTPEVKVPVIETTVTKTENETPAIEEPPVTETPVKETLVTDFPIIKTPVAVVYATNNETPVVEISAMETPEAPVSVLNEPKNESPVIGTTAVQSTGIEIPILPPHGSIHDSLIVAATSKPSNILYALPDSTKTDKSEDMVLEAAMNELTGEQEPVPSAHNTSYPNLTLAEDTIEMALQQLHQTSPDETKVTSTSNKAQKSPQKDLLQMLTESPLQLSPARSPTKGIKTTPMKTPDKLRVEKTPLKKRKIHLLADMQTDEVVVPQTPPPSQPPVALGNEASVTLQNVTIDETLDESFNRSFGSDTSVVTKRCSMGSTDYQFERINDEIVLRVSRRRRRPRPSPVPPDDGEKSAET; this comes from the exons AGCGCACAGGCCGAAATCGAGTGCCTTAAGGTGGAAAATAAGGCGCTCAACAAGAAGATCAAAGCTATGGAGGTCAATCTACAGAACCTCATGGACACTGCTAAATCGGAAATAAAAAGGAAGGAGTCTATGATTACGCAGCTGCGCAAGGA GAAAGACGACATATGCTTCAGGCGGAAGCGCGGGCGAGCTGATGAGGATCCGAAGGATACAGGTCACGAGTACAAACGATCCAAGCTGTCGGAGCCCGTGAGCAACAAGTTTAAAACTGTGGTCGGCAATGATTCCAAGAATACAGACCACGAGAATCAACGACCCAGGCTGACAGAGCCCGTGACCAACAGATTCAAAACTGTGGTCGGCACTGAGTCAAAGAATACAGACCACAAAAGACCGAAACAACTGGTAGAACCTGTGGCCAACAAATTGAAGACTGATTCTAAGGATCCAAAGAGGCATAAGCTGGAGGACTCTGTGTACAAACTGGCGGACACTGTGACCAACAAATTCAAAAATGATCCCAACAAAATTGATAAAATTCATCACCAAAAGAGCTTTACAGGTGGAGAGTCCAAGTCGCATGACAACAAGGATAGCAAGCGTAAATTTCGCAGCAGATCTCCCAAGGAGGAACACCACAGGAGTTCTGACACCCGATTAAAAGATCGTGAGCGAcgccgcagtcgcagtcgtagCGCCAAACGCTCCCACAGACATGAGCACCATGGGAGCCGCCACAGCAAGGAACGCTCAGGCAAACGCCGAAGTGCTTCGCGCTCCCCTAACCGCACTGCATCAACAAAGCCCAG TGCTCGGCAGCCGGATAACGATCGCtccaaaagaaaacagaaagatGCCACAGTGACGACCCTCTTCGGCGAGGAGACAGACGACCAAGTTCTAGCCAGTCCCAACTATGAAATGATTAAGAAAATGCAAGCCAATATGTCCCCAGCGACGCCAGTAAAGCTTTACACACCAGAAAACAAATTGCAGGCAATCGCCGAGGACAAGCCCGCCAAAAATGCAGACATAACTGACGCTGTTGTTGAAGGGTACTTCCAGGTGAATCCTCTAGCCAAAGGCTGCAGTCTGCCATTTTCACAAGTTGCACAAGAGACCCTGGAGAAAGTTGGACCAACAGCTGGAGTGTTTTCGTGGGCCAGCAGTTTAGATAAACTGCAAATACCCGGATTAGATATGATGTGCGAGCAGCATTCTCCTATAAAGAATGAAATAAAGTTGACAGAGGAACAGCCTGAAGATTTGGATACTCCCAAAATAGATTCAATAGACGATTGTATCGTTGATCATACGGAGGAAGTGATTACTCGTCCAAAAGAGGACTGTAAGCCGGCAAAGGCGATAGAGGAAATGGAGAAGATGAATGAAAATCAATACAATGCAGAAGTTCCCGACAAAAACCAAGAGAGTTGCCTGGAAGCGGAATCCATACCCGAAGCTCCAGGCAAAGACGAAGAGATTCCAATGGACATCGAAACACTTGGCATCAATTCTACACTCAAAACGGAATTAATCTGCGAATCTGACAGCAAGGACGGAGAAAATTCAATGGATATCGCAACCTCTAGCATAAATCTTACACCCGAATCggaagaaaaggaaaaaactcTAAGTACTATGTCAGTGCCACCAAGTGCTGAAGTAATGGAAGATGCCGTTGAAGAAGCAACAGGAGAAGTGACTCACAATCCGCCAGCACTGGAAGACTTTAAGACCCCGACCAAATGTACGGATGCGATTTTAGGTGATGATTGTCCCACCCCAATACGTCCCAGTGAGATTACTACGAATCAATCATTAGAAGATATTAAAACCCCGACAAAATTTACAGCCATGAATGCGCCTTTAGGTGATGATTGCCCCATTCAGGTTACCGAAGCCATCGAAATAATTGAGGTTATACGATTGCCAGTGATAGTGGATATTGAGCATATTGCGTTAACCGTCGATGTTCCATACGGTTTATCAGAAATGAATACAGATGTCAGCTCAAAGTCGCCGGATTTAAAAGTCGTTGATAGTAAGAATGAAAACGAAGAGATTCCCAAGAAAGAAAGACGTGCATCGGTTAAGATTGTTAAAGATATGGAGATTGAGAAGGAAACTGTTATACATGAGGTGACGGCTGGCGGATTAGAGGACGATTGTCCTCCAATTGAGACTACTGTAATAGCAGATCCTGAATCAGAGAAAGATATTCCTGAAACTGAGGTTTCTGTGAATGCAACTGTTGTAATTGAGACTCCTTTAAATGCAACTCCTGCAATTGAGACGCCTATAAATACAGTACTTTTACCTGAAACTCCTGCGATTGAAACAAATGTAAGTTCAACTCACGGATCAGAAAATGGGACTCCTGAAGTTAAGGTACCTGTGATTGAGACGACAGTTACAAAGACAGAGAATGAGACTCCAGCCATTGAGGAGCCTCCTGTGACTGAGACTCCTGTTAAGGAAACTCTCGTTACTGATTTTCCTATCATTAAGACTCCTGTAGCTGTAGTTTATGCAACCAACAATGAGACTCCTGTTGTGGAGATTTCTGCTATGGAGACCCCTGAGGCTCCTGTATCTGTACTTAACGAACCAAAGAATGAATCTCCTGTAATTGGGACAACTGCAGTTCAATCGACTGGGATTGAGATTCCTATACTACCACCTCACGGATCTATACACGATTCTCTTATTGTGGCAGCCACTTCCAAGCCTTCCAACATTTTGTATGCTCTGCCAGATTCAACAAAGACCGATAAGAGTGAGGATATGGTTCTGGAGGCGGCCATGAATGAGTTGACCGGAGAGCAGGAGCCAGTGCCGAGTGCCCACAATACGAGCTATCCGAACCTCACACTCGCAGAGGACACCATTGAAATGGCATTACAGCAATTGCATCAGACATCGCCGGACGAGACAAAAGTCACTTCAACCTCCAACAAAGCCCAAAAGTCGCCCCAAAAGGATTTGCTTCAAATGCTTACCGAGTCTCCCCTTCAGTTAAGTCCAGCCAGGTCCCCGACTAAGGGCATAAAAACCACGCCAATGAAGACACCAGATAAACTGAGAGTCGAGAAGACTCCGCTCAAAAAACGCAAAATCCACTTGCTCGCGGATATGCAGACGGACGAAGTAGTTGTTCCGCAGACACCACCACCGTCCCAGCCGCCGGTTGCACTCGGAAACGAGGCATCTGTGACCCTCCAAAATGTGACCATTGATGAAACGCTAGACGAGAGTTTCAATCGTAGCTTCGGCAGTGACACCTCGGTGGTGACCAAACGCTGCTCCATGGGCTCCACGGACTATCAATTTGAGCGAATCAACGATGAGATCGTACTGCGTGTATCGCGACGCAGACGACGACCGCGCCCATCCCCTGTACCACCAGATGATGGTGAAAAGAGTGCTGAAACCTAA
- the FLASH gene encoding cell wall adhesin EAP1 isoform X3, translating to MSTMGAATARNAQANAEVLRAPLTALHQQSPAFDNSFSARQPDNDRSKRKQKDATVTTLFGEETDDQVLASPNYEMIKKMQANMSPATPVKLYTPENKLQAIAEDKPAKNADITDAVVEGYFQVNPLAKGCSLPFSQVAQETLEKVGPTAGVFSWASSLDKLQIPGLDMMCEQHSPIKNEIKLTEEQPEDLDTPKIDSIDDCIVDHTEEVITRPKEDCKPAKAIEEMEKMNENQYNAEVPDKNQESCLEAESIPEAPGKDEEIPMDIETLGINSTLKTELICESDSKDGENSMDIATSSINLTPESEEKEKTLSTMSVPPSAEVMEDAVEEATGEVTHNPPALEDFKTPTKCTDAILGDDCPTPIRPSEITTNQSLEDIKTPTKFTAMNAPLGDDCPIQVTEAIEIIEVIRLPVIVDIEHIALTVDVPYGLSEMNTDVSSKSPDLKVVDSKNENEEIPKKERRASVKIVKDMEIEKETVIHEVTAGGLEDDCPPIETTVIADPESEKDIPETEVSVNATVVIETPLNATPAIETPINTVLLPETPAIETNVSSTHGSENGTPEVKVPVIETTVTKTENETPAIEEPPVTETPVKETLVTDFPIIKTPVAVVYATNNETPVVEISAMETPEAPVSVLNEPKNESPVIGTTAVQSTGIEIPILPPHGSIHDSLIVAATSKPSNILYALPDSTKTDKSEDMVLEAAMNELTGEQEPVPSAHNTSYPNLTLAEDTIEMALQQLHQTSPDETKVTSTSNKAQKSPQKDLLQMLTESPLQLSPARSPTKGIKTTPMKTPDKLRVEKTPLKKRKIHLLADMQTDEVVVPQTPPPSQPPVALGNEASVTLQNVTIDETLDESFNRSFGSDTSVVTKRCSMGSTDYQFERINDEIVLRVSRRRRRPRPSPVPPDDGEKSAET from the exons ATGAGCACCATGGGAGCCGCCACAGCAAGGAACGCTCAGGCAAACGCCGAAGTGCTTCGCGCTCCCCTAACCGCACTGCATCAACAAAGCCCAG CATTTGACAATTCTTTCAGTGCTCGGCAGCCGGATAACGATCGCtccaaaagaaaacagaaagatGCCACAGTGACGACCCTCTTCGGCGAGGAGACAGACGACCAAGTTCTAGCCAGTCCCAACTATGAAATGATTAAGAAAATGCAAGCCAATATGTCCCCAGCGACGCCAGTAAAGCTTTACACACCAGAAAACAAATTGCAGGCAATCGCCGAGGACAAGCCCGCCAAAAATGCAGACATAACTGACGCTGTTGTTGAAGGGTACTTCCAGGTGAATCCTCTAGCCAAAGGCTGCAGTCTGCCATTTTCACAAGTTGCACAAGAGACCCTGGAGAAAGTTGGACCAACAGCTGGAGTGTTTTCGTGGGCCAGCAGTTTAGATAAACTGCAAATACCCGGATTAGATATGATGTGCGAGCAGCATTCTCCTATAAAGAATGAAATAAAGTTGACAGAGGAACAGCCTGAAGATTTGGATACTCCCAAAATAGATTCAATAGACGATTGTATCGTTGATCATACGGAGGAAGTGATTACTCGTCCAAAAGAGGACTGTAAGCCGGCAAAGGCGATAGAGGAAATGGAGAAGATGAATGAAAATCAATACAATGCAGAAGTTCCCGACAAAAACCAAGAGAGTTGCCTGGAAGCGGAATCCATACCCGAAGCTCCAGGCAAAGACGAAGAGATTCCAATGGACATCGAAACACTTGGCATCAATTCTACACTCAAAACGGAATTAATCTGCGAATCTGACAGCAAGGACGGAGAAAATTCAATGGATATCGCAACCTCTAGCATAAATCTTACACCCGAATCggaagaaaaggaaaaaactcTAAGTACTATGTCAGTGCCACCAAGTGCTGAAGTAATGGAAGATGCCGTTGAAGAAGCAACAGGAGAAGTGACTCACAATCCGCCAGCACTGGAAGACTTTAAGACCCCGACCAAATGTACGGATGCGATTTTAGGTGATGATTGTCCCACCCCAATACGTCCCAGTGAGATTACTACGAATCAATCATTAGAAGATATTAAAACCCCGACAAAATTTACAGCCATGAATGCGCCTTTAGGTGATGATTGCCCCATTCAGGTTACCGAAGCCATCGAAATAATTGAGGTTATACGATTGCCAGTGATAGTGGATATTGAGCATATTGCGTTAACCGTCGATGTTCCATACGGTTTATCAGAAATGAATACAGATGTCAGCTCAAAGTCGCCGGATTTAAAAGTCGTTGATAGTAAGAATGAAAACGAAGAGATTCCCAAGAAAGAAAGACGTGCATCGGTTAAGATTGTTAAAGATATGGAGATTGAGAAGGAAACTGTTATACATGAGGTGACGGCTGGCGGATTAGAGGACGATTGTCCTCCAATTGAGACTACTGTAATAGCAGATCCTGAATCAGAGAAAGATATTCCTGAAACTGAGGTTTCTGTGAATGCAACTGTTGTAATTGAGACTCCTTTAAATGCAACTCCTGCAATTGAGACGCCTATAAATACAGTACTTTTACCTGAAACTCCTGCGATTGAAACAAATGTAAGTTCAACTCACGGATCAGAAAATGGGACTCCTGAAGTTAAGGTACCTGTGATTGAGACGACAGTTACAAAGACAGAGAATGAGACTCCAGCCATTGAGGAGCCTCCTGTGACTGAGACTCCTGTTAAGGAAACTCTCGTTACTGATTTTCCTATCATTAAGACTCCTGTAGCTGTAGTTTATGCAACCAACAATGAGACTCCTGTTGTGGAGATTTCTGCTATGGAGACCCCTGAGGCTCCTGTATCTGTACTTAACGAACCAAAGAATGAATCTCCTGTAATTGGGACAACTGCAGTTCAATCGACTGGGATTGAGATTCCTATACTACCACCTCACGGATCTATACACGATTCTCTTATTGTGGCAGCCACTTCCAAGCCTTCCAACATTTTGTATGCTCTGCCAGATTCAACAAAGACCGATAAGAGTGAGGATATGGTTCTGGAGGCGGCCATGAATGAGTTGACCGGAGAGCAGGAGCCAGTGCCGAGTGCCCACAATACGAGCTATCCGAACCTCACACTCGCAGAGGACACCATTGAAATGGCATTACAGCAATTGCATCAGACATCGCCGGACGAGACAAAAGTCACTTCAACCTCCAACAAAGCCCAAAAGTCGCCCCAAAAGGATTTGCTTCAAATGCTTACCGAGTCTCCCCTTCAGTTAAGTCCAGCCAGGTCCCCGACTAAGGGCATAAAAACCACGCCAATGAAGACACCAGATAAACTGAGAGTCGAGAAGACTCCGCTCAAAAAACGCAAAATCCACTTGCTCGCGGATATGCAGACGGACGAAGTAGTTGTTCCGCAGACACCACCACCGTCCCAGCCGCCGGTTGCACTCGGAAACGAGGCATCTGTGACCCTCCAAAATGTGACCATTGATGAAACGCTAGACGAGAGTTTCAATCGTAGCTTCGGCAGTGACACCTCGGTGGTGACCAAACGCTGCTCCATGGGCTCCACGGACTATCAATTTGAGCGAATCAACGATGAGATCGTACTGCGTGTATCGCGACGCAGACGACGACCGCGCCCATCCCCTGTACCACCAGATGATGGTGAAAAGAGTGCTGAAACCTAA